One window of Quercus robur chromosome 12, dhQueRobu3.1, whole genome shotgun sequence genomic DNA carries:
- the LOC126709102 gene encoding plastid lipid-associated protein 3, chloroplastic encodes MSLLFTSASSLFTKTFNPNIHRNNNNNKPSPLPLLSCTKPKSKTHFLQVTHSSLSDSDPTPKPRVSDDKGEPSDSDSETEPEPEPESPPDPPKSEDERGPDDATPKLNAASSSVTEVKEEEVAKYATIDEGNNAAFTAKPDVSPEEDKLAELKRCLVDTFYGTEFGFRASPEVRAEVSELVNQLEAANPTPAPTQSTELLQGNWVLLYTAFSELLPLLALGATPLLKVKEIRQVIDTGNLTIVNSTTLSGPFATFSFSATATFEVQSPTRIKVAFKEGTFQPPEIKTSIDLPENVDVFGQQINLLPVQQTLSPLQDTVASISRVISGQPPLKVPIPGDRTSSWLLVTYLDDDLRISRGDGGLFVLAKEGSPLLD; translated from the exons ATGTCTCTTCTCTTCACCTCCGCCTCTTCACTCTTCACCAAAACCTTTAACCCCAATATTCacagaaataataataataataaaccatcacctcttcctcttctctcttGCACAAAACCTAAAAGTAAAACCCATTTCCTCCAAGTCACCCACTCCTCTCTCTCCGACTCCGACCCCACTCCCAAACCCCGGGTCTCCGACGACAAGGGTGAGCCATCCGACTCCGACTCCGAAACCGAACCGGAGCCCGAACCCGAGTCCCCTCCAGACCCACCTAAGAGCGAAGATGAGCGGGGCCCAGACGACGCTACTCCAAAACTAaatgctgcttcttcttctgttACAGAggtaaaagaagaagaggtagCGAAGTATGCTACCATCGATGAAGGTAACAACGCTGCCTTTACGGCCAAGCCTGACGTGTCTCCCGAGGAAGATAAGCTTGCGGAGCTGAAGCGCTGTTTAGTTGATACTTTTTACGGGACCGAATTCGGGTTCCGGGCCAGCCCGGAGGTTCGGGCCGAAGTCTCTGAGCTTGTCAATCAATTGGAGGCCGCTAACCCGACTCCGGCCCCGACCCAGTCCACTGAACTTCTTCAAGGCAACTGGGTTTTGCT GTACACTGCATTTTCTGAGCTTTTGCCACTTCTCGCATTAGGCGCAACACCTTTGTTAAAAGTGAAGGAGATTCGCCAAGTAATTGACACTGGCAATCTTACCATTGTGAACTCTACTACGTTATCTGGCCCATTTGCTACTTTCTCTTTCAGTGCAACTGCAACTTTTGAGGTTCAAAGTCCTACAAGAATAAAG GTTGCATTTAAGGAAGGTACCTTTCAGCCTCCAGAGATAAAGACCAGTATTGATCTCCCAGAAAATGTGGATGTTTTTGGGCAGCAAATCAATCTGTTGCCTGTGCAGCAAACTCTCAGTCCACTGCAGGACACAGTGGCAAGTATATCACGAGTCATTTCTGGTCAGCCACCTCTTAAGGTTCCCATTCCAGGTGACCGGACTAGTTCTTGGCTTCTTGTTACATACCTTGATGATGATCTTCGAATCTCAAGGGGAGATGGTGGTCTTTTTGTGCTCGCCAAAGAAGGGAGTCCCCTTCTTGATTAG
- the LOC126709753 gene encoding probable calcium-binding protein CML18 has translation MSNKQPIELDDDQIAELREIFRSFDRNNDGSLTQLELGSLLRSLGLKPSPEQLETLIQKTDTNSNGLIEFSEFITLVAPDLLPAKSPYTEDQLRQLFRLFDRDGNGFITAAELAHSMAKLGHALTAEELTGMIKEADLDGDGTINFEEFSLAINSAAFDNSWS, from the coding sequence ATGAGCAACAAGCAACCAATTGAGCTTGACGATGATCAAATCGCTGAGCTGCGTGAAATATTTCGTTCATTTGATCGGAACAATGATGGGAGTTTGACACAACTTGAGCTAGGATCTCTCTTGAGATCACTTGGTCTAAAACCAAGCCCGGAACAGCTTGAAACCTTGATTCAAAAGACTGATACGAACAGCAACGGTCTGATTGAGTTTTCGGAGTTTATAACACTTGTGGCACCTGACCTCCTTCCAGCTAAGTCTCCATATACAGAAGACCAGCTGAGGCAGTTGTTTAGGCTTTTTGATAGAGATGGAAATGGGTTTATAACCGCGGCCGAGTTGGCCCATTCTATGGCCAAGTTGGGGCATGCGCTTACTGCAGAGGAGTTGACCGGGATGATCAAGGAGGCTGATTTGGATGGAGATGGGACAATTAATTTTGAGGAGTTCTCCCTAGCAATAAATTCCGCAGCATTTGATAATTCATGGTCTTGA
- the LOC126709683 gene encoding uncharacterized protein LOC126709683: protein MGKSTTMFDYFKRQKTDNLEAKTDDPTLPSASVDDVPISENPNSFHRVLESSCEDDQVLDNFTSEQIANDRLLLKVTIDVVKLLAFQGLLFDDFTGLISHEKFRSLLDMVASFNEKVTEVMNRAPENACYKSPDIQKEILHVFSNKVRKAIREEIGDAKFCIIVDKFYDVSWNDIIAIVLRFVDKDGFVQERFFGLVRVSNFSALTLKDGIYSVLSHHCLNIQNIRGQGYNRASNMRGEWSGLQALVSNDCPYAYHVHCFVHCMQLAIAAASKNVIPVQSFFMKLTSVVNVVGECNEKLKSSYAAEIAHMIDMVELESGRGFDEISTLQWAGDTRRSSHLKSFSSLIKIFNPICEILLEVIDDGTSSQRGEADLAYEELTSFEFVFILHLMKEVMEITNSFCQALQCQSPNILNVLHFVSFTKVLIQKFRDDGWDGLLTTVKSFCKACNIDVPDMNARYVRFRGVARHQKDYFTIEHHYRVNIFNATIDSIVQELNRRFSEHVVELLRLSSALDPREACESFRIEDILLLVNKFYPQDFTDHEKQQLKVELDHYEHDVVRHPDFKKLSTISELCQWLVKTRKSIDYHLVYRVVILVLTLPISIATTERAFSAMNIVKTWLVDKVQDDFLADSLILYMERETAAKFSLESIIDDFQDFKERRVPF from the coding sequence ATGGGAAAGTCAACTACAATGTTTGATTAtttcaaaagacaaaaaacagATAATTTAGAAGCCAAAACTGATGATCCCACGTTGCCGAGTGCCAGTGTTGATGATGTCCCAATTTCTGAAAATCCCAACTCATTTCATAGAGTTTTGGAGAGCTCATGTGAGGATGATCAAGTGCTTGACAATTTCACTTCTGAACAAATTGCAAATGACCGGCTGCTATTAAAGGTCACCATTGATGTTGTCAAATTGCTTGCATTCCAAGGTCTTCTGTTTGATGATTTCACTGGTTTAATCAGTCACGAAAAATTCCGTTCACTTTTGGATATGGTGGCATCATTTAATGAAAAGGTTACTGAAGTGATGAATAGAGCTCCTGAGAATGCGTGTTACAAATCACCTGATAtccaaaaagaaattttacatgTTTTTTCAAACAAGGTGAGAAAGGCAATTCGTGAAGAAATTGGTGATGCAAAGTTTTGCATAATTGTTGATAAATTTTATGATGTGTCATGGAATGATATAATTGCTATTGTTTTAAGGTTTGTAGACAAAGACGGCTTTGTGCAGGAACGTTTTTTTGGGTTAGTTCGTGTCTCTAACTTTTCGGCATTAACCCTAAAAGATGGGATATATTCTGTTTTGTCTCATCATTGTCTAAATATCCAAAATATTCGAGGACAGGGGTATAATAGGGCAAGTAATATGAGAGGGGAGTGGAGTGGATTACAAGCTTTAGTTTCAAATGATTGTCCATATGCTTACCATGTCCATTGTTTTGTACATTGCATGCAATTAGCGATAGCGGCAGCATCAAAGAACGTTATCCCTGTTCAAAGTTTTTTCATGAAATTAACTTCTGTTGTCAATGTTGTTGGTGAGTGTAATGAGAAACTAAAAAGTTCTTATGCTGCTGAAATTGCACATATGATTGACATGGTTGAGCTTGAATCTGGAAGGGGATTTGATGAGATTAGCACTTTGCAATGGGCTGGAGATACTCGTCGGAGTTCTCACTTGAAATCGTTTTCTAGCTTGATAAAAATATTCAATCCAATCTGTGAAATTTTACTTGAGGTCATTGATGACGGAACTAGTTCCCAACGAGGAGAGGCAGACTTAGCTTATGAGGAATTGACATCATTTGAATTTGTGTTCATTTTGCATCTAATGAAAGAAGTTATGGAGATCACTAATTCGTTTTGTCAAGCTTTGCAATGCCAGTCTCCAAACATtttaaatgtcttgcattttgtttcaTTCACTAAAGTACTTATCCAAAAATTCAGAGATGATGGATGGGATGGCTTACTTACCACTGTGAAATCATTTTGTAAGGCATGCAACATAGATGTCCCAGATATGAATGCTCGTTATGTTCGGTTTCGAGGTGTAGCTCGTCATCAAAAAGATTACTTTACAATTGAGCATCATTACcgagtaaatatttttaatgctaCAATAGATTCTATAGTTCAAGAATTAAATCGTCGGTTTAGTGAGCATGTAGTGGAACTACTTCGTCTTAGCTCAGCTCTTGATCCTAGAGAAGCATGTGAATCTTTTAGAATCGAAGATATTTTATTGTTGGTAAACAAGTTTTATCCACAAGACTTCACAGACCATGAAAAGCAACAACTGAAAGTGGAACTTGATCATTATGAGCATGATGTAGTTCGGCATCCGGACTTCAAAAAGCTGTCAACTATTTCTGAATTGTGCCAATGGTTGGTAAAAACTAGAAAATCAATAGACTACCATCTTGTTTATAGAGTGGTTATACTTGTGCTTACTCTTCCAATTTCTATTGCAACTACGGAGCGAGCATTTTCAGCCATGAATATTGTCAAAACTTGGCTTGTAGACAAAGTGCAAGATGATTTTCTGGCGGACTCTTTGATTTTGTATATGGAGAGGGAGACTGCTGCAAAATTTAGTTTAGAATCAATCATCGATGATTTTCAAGATTTCAAAGAACGTCGAGTTCCATTTTGA
- the LOC126709092 gene encoding dolichol-phosphate mannose synthase subunit 2, with amino-acid sequence MELADRAVGFLLSFISLSIFTYYTFWVIILPFVDSDHFIHEYFLPQEYAILVPLFAGVVLICFLCVFIGFVMLKSKKKKA; translated from the exons ATGGAATTAGCAGACAGAGCAGTTGGGTTTCTGTTATCTTTTATCAGCTTATCCATATTCACGTATTATACCTTCTGGGTCATCATTCTG CCATTTGTAGACAGTGATCACTTCATCCACGAGTATTTCCTACCACAAGAATACGCCATACTAGTACCTCTATTTGCCGGTGTGGTGCTTATCTGTTTCTTGTGTGTATTTATTGGATTTGTGATGCTCAAATCCAAAAAGAAGAAGGCTTGA